The genomic region TGGACTCGGTGACGAAATAGCCAAGCCGCTTCATCATCTCGAAGCGGACCTTGTTGGTGTTGTAGACCTTGGGATCGTCCATCGCCTCGAATAATCGCGGGTACAGATCGACGCCGTTCTTCTTCATCTGAAGGTAGAACGCCATATGGTTGATGCCCGCGCAGGTGAAGGCGACCTGTTCGGGATCTTCGCCGATATATCCCATCAGCTGATTGAACGTGCCCTGGACGCTATGGCAGAGACCGACGGCGCGGATGCTGCTCGTGCGCGTGATCGTCTGCATGTTCATCGACATCGGGTTCGAATAGTTCAGCAGGACCGCGTCCGGACAAAGCTCCTCCATCGTGTGAACCAGCTCCGTCAGCATCGGATAGGTGCGCAGGGCGCGGAACAGGCCGCCGGGTCCGGTAGTGTCCGCGATGGTGAAGTTCAGGCCGTACTTGCGTGGGATCTCAAAGTCCACCAGCGTCGAGTTAAACCCGCCGATCTGGACCATATTGATGACGAAATCCGCGCCTTCCAGCGCCTTACGCAGATTGAGCGTCGCCTCGATCGTCGGATTGGCGCCGAGGGTCTTCGCCACCTTGCGGCACAGATTGGCGCCGACTTCCAATCGCTCGGCGTCGATATCCATGTAGGAAAACGTGGCGTCGCGAAACTCGGGATATCCAAGGATATCGCCGGTCAGGTTCTTGGAGAATACGACGCTGCCCGCGCCGATCATGGCTACTTTGATCATGACAATTCAAAACTCTCTTTGGGGGTGTCTAGTCTGCCCTTATTATAGAGTCAATCATAACGGATTTCTTCTGAATATTTCGCAAATTTGTCCGGAATAGTAAGATTCTATATCCTTACAGAAATCTAATCTCACTTTGATTTTATCAGTATATAGGAGGCTTTCCGATCTGTCAATCCGCAAGCGTCCGAAAAACACGAAAACAGCCGGAGCAAACGCTCCGGCTGTTTTGAAAAAAGGCGGCCACGAGCCGCGATTACATCGCGTGCATCGGCTTTTTGACGGCGGCGCTGGCGACGAACTTCTTCGGGTTCTTGTCGAACTCGGGCTTACAGCCGGCGCAGCAGAAGTAATAGGTCTTGCCCTTGTAGGTGCTGTGCCCGGCGGCGGCGCCGACGGATGCGATCTTATCGCCCGTGACGGGGCAAACGAGCGCGGCCGGCGCGGCGGCCTTCTTAACGACTTTGGCGGGGGTGGCGGCGAAGGCGGAGGACGCGAGCAGCATAGTGGCGGCCACGGCGATCAATGGACGGATCATAGGTGAATACTCCTTGATAAGGTCGGTCGAAAACTTGACAATCTGAAGTGATTATACTATACTACTGGGGCTTTTGTTCCCAACAATGTCGGTGTGAAGGAGTCTAATACTTTGGAACGAACGTTTCTCATGGTCAAGCCGGATGGAGTGCAGCGCCGCCTGGTGGGCGAGATCATACAGCGATTTGAGCAGAAGGGCTTCAAGCTTGTCGAGCTGAAGCTGCTCACCCCGACCCGCGAACTGGCCGAGGAGCACTACGGAGTGCACCGCGATAAGCCGTTCTTCGAAGGCGTCGTCAGCTTCATCAGCTCCGGCCCGGTCGTCGCGATGGTGTGGGAAGGCGACGACGTGATCGCCCTGTCCCGCAAGCTCGTCGGCGCCACCAAGCCCAGCGACGCCGCCCCCGGCACGATCCGCGGCGACTACGCGAACTCGGTCGGCGAGAACTTGATCCACGGTTCGGACTCGGTCGAGAACGCCGAAGCCGAGATCAAACTCTGGTTTAGCTAAAAGCCCCATCTCCCCGCGCTTGGGTAAGTTTCCCCTTTTTCTCTGCTAAAGGCACTTCGGGCAGGAAAGAGGGCGTTCGTAACTCAAGCCGCACGAGGGTTACGTAAGGTTGAAAGAAATAGCCTATCACCTAATCAAGGCGATGGGCTATTTTCTTCGTAGGTAGTAACGGCTTTGTACCTACTGAAGCAAATCCACAATTTCTCCATGCCCCTTTTCCAAAGCCCACTCCAGCGCCAACGTCTTGTC from Capsulimonas corticalis harbors:
- a CDS encoding YHS domain-containing protein, which codes for MIRPLIAVAATMLLASSAFAATPAKVVKKAAAPAALVCPVTGDKIASVGAAAGHSTYKGKTYYFCCAGCKPEFDKNPKKFVASAAVKKPMHAM
- the ndk gene encoding nucleoside-diphosphate kinase; its protein translation is MERTFLMVKPDGVQRRLVGEIIQRFEQKGFKLVELKLLTPTRELAEEHYGVHRDKPFFEGVVSFISSGPVVAMVWEGDDVIALSRKLVGATKPSDAAPGTIRGDYANSVGENLIHGSDSVENAEAEIKLWFS